From the genome of Candidatus Atribacteria bacterium ADurb.Bin276, one region includes:
- the rbsC_37 gene encoding Ribose transport system permease protein RbsC, which produces MDKGRLLALSVVIVLFFALAISNPGAFLSGYNIGTLLDYAATYFIAAIGLTFVIMVGSIDLSIGGMLSLLTVIFVLTLNSFGFLAYIITISLGFLLGTINGLVFTRLKIPSFIGTFGASGVFASLALIISGGRPIGLRSQAFSLLSPLTFEIGIIKGSHILAFILFGIFFLIQNSTPFGKYVAAIGNSERATLLSGINVDRNKIFCFALSGLSAALASIVLVSRMLSGDPTIGTPYQLQIIATVVVGGTALTGGVGGIFNTLLGTLIITLVGNGLYVIGIDVYYQMIITGIITMVAVILTLDRTKIKIVK; this is translated from the coding sequence GTGGATAAAGGAAGATTGTTAGCTTTGAGTGTGGTTATTGTACTTTTTTTTGCTTTAGCCATCTCCAATCCAGGAGCTTTTCTTTCTGGTTATAATATCGGAACACTTTTAGATTATGCAGCCACTTATTTTATAGCAGCTATAGGTTTGACTTTTGTGATTATGGTTGGAAGCATAGATTTATCAATAGGTGGAATGCTTTCTCTGCTAACAGTCATATTTGTTTTAACTCTCAATTCTTTTGGATTCTTAGCCTATATCATCACAATTAGCTTAGGTTTTCTCTTGGGAACAATCAATGGCTTAGTTTTTACCAGGCTTAAAATCCCTTCTTTTATAGGAACCTTTGGTGCTTCAGGTGTATTTGCCAGCTTAGCTTTAATTATATCGGGAGGGCGTCCAATTGGTTTGCGTTCTCAAGCTTTTTCACTTCTTAGCCCACTGACTTTTGAAATTGGAATTATAAAAGGATCTCATATTTTAGCTTTTATTCTTTTTGGAATTTTTTTCTTAATTCAAAATTCAACTCCTTTTGGAAAATATGTTGCAGCTATTGGTAACTCTGAAAGAGCAACTTTGCTCAGTGGTATAAATGTAGATAGGAATAAGATTTTTTGTTTTGCCTTATCCGGTCTTTCAGCTGCTTTAGCTTCTATAGTATTAGTATCTCGAATGTTAAGCGGAGACCCAACTATCGGAACCCCGTATCAGCTTCAAATAATTGCTACTGTGGTAGTGGGAGGAACCGCTCTAACTGGTGGGGTAGGGGGTATCTTTAACACCTTGCTTGGAACTTTAATTATTACTTTGGTGGGAAATGGTTTATATGTAATAGGTATCGATGTTTATTATCAAATGATAATAACTGGTATCATTACAATGGTGGCGGTTATTTTAACTTTGGATCGAACTAAGATAAAAATTGTGAAATAA
- a CDS encoding phosphodiesterase: protein MKIAILADIHGNYDALEAVALHLNDVDSLVVLGDIVGYGAEPERCVQWVMKQRADTILGNHDAACVGILPITWFNSLAANALFWTKNQLSVYSQSFFQKIPQVVSNYVNAHWVHGSLRKPLEEYIDMVESAREIFNSHDFQTCFFGHTHVAEAFLFHEGKVFNPPFPKGGEIQLHPQKRYLINPGSVGQPRDGNPQASFALYDTEKGIVKINRIRYNIQRAADKIITAGLPEYLSIRLFSGR, encoded by the coding sequence ATGAAGATCGCCATCTTGGCGGATATTCATGGAAATTATGATGCCTTAGAAGCAGTCGCACTTCACCTCAATGATGTCGATAGCCTGGTTGTTCTGGGAGATATTGTCGGATATGGTGCTGAACCAGAACGTTGTGTTCAGTGGGTCATGAAACAAAGAGCCGATACCATTTTAGGAAATCATGACGCTGCTTGTGTTGGAATCCTTCCTATAACCTGGTTTAACTCCTTAGCTGCTAACGCACTTTTTTGGACTAAAAATCAACTCTCCGTTTATAGCCAAAGTTTTTTTCAAAAAATACCCCAAGTAGTCTCCAACTATGTGAATGCACATTGGGTTCATGGTAGTTTAAGAAAACCATTAGAAGAATACATTGATATGGTTGAAAGTGCTCGTGAAATTTTCAATAGTCATGATTTTCAAACTTGTTTTTTTGGCCACACTCATGTTGCTGAAGCTTTTCTCTTCCACGAAGGCAAGGTCTTCAATCCCCCCTTTCCTAAAGGAGGAGAGATTCAACTTCATCCCCAAAAACGCTACTTGATTAATCCGGGAAGCGTCGGTCAACCTCGTGACGGAAATCCCCAAGCCTCTTTTGCTCTCTATGATACCGAAAAAGGTATAGTCAAAATCAATCGAATTCGGTATAATATCCAGCGTGCAGCCGATAAAATTATTACTGCAGGACTTCCAGAGTACCTTTCCATACGATTGTTTTCTGGACGATAA
- the rbsB_6 gene encoding D-ribose-binding periplasmic protein precursor, producing MKKLLSLIIIFGILSLSFCAIAQEEPVYLGTAIRSLSNPYHAVWADGATAFANSLGWKDYNVIQTCEGSSEKQLNDIKALVARSQGNVVFSIDPNQSTDAPAIANELEKSSVYFITWWNKPDDVSVADYKYWVCHITFDNRASGYNTAKAIFDAVGGSGKVFALQGLLGNSAAIERWEGFEKALTEYPEIELVGWQAADWEKVKAYNHVSNALIADPDIKAIWCANDSMAIGALEALRARELVGKVPVSGVDAIPEMITAIKNKEAIATVASDAFWQGGMGLSIPLAVKQGKIKMEELPENKREWIAQTILITQENIDWYIENYVEGTPEYNWNDYWGKWVRGIKE from the coding sequence ATGAAAAAACTTCTGAGTTTAATTATTATTTTTGGGATATTATCTTTAAGTTTTTGTGCTATTGCACAAGAAGAACCCGTCTATCTTGGTACAGCCATTAGAAGCCTATCAAACCCCTACCATGCGGTTTGGGCTGATGGAGCTACTGCATTTGCTAATTCCTTAGGTTGGAAAGATTATAATGTTATTCAAACCTGTGAAGGTTCTAGTGAAAAACAATTAAATGATATTAAAGCTTTGGTAGCTCGTTCCCAAGGGAATGTGGTTTTCTCGATCGACCCAAACCAATCAACTGATGCGCCTGCTATTGCCAATGAATTAGAAAAAAGTAGTGTTTACTTTATTACCTGGTGGAATAAACCTGATGATGTGTCAGTTGCCGATTACAAATATTGGGTATGCCATATAACCTTTGATAACCGTGCCTCGGGATATAATACAGCCAAAGCAATATTTGATGCTGTTGGTGGCTCAGGAAAAGTTTTCGCTCTTCAAGGATTGTTAGGAAATAGCGCTGCAATTGAACGTTGGGAAGGTTTCGAAAAAGCTCTAACCGAATATCCGGAAATAGAACTAGTCGGTTGGCAAGCTGCTGATTGGGAAAAAGTTAAAGCCTATAATCATGTTTCCAATGCTCTGATAGCAGATCCCGATATAAAAGCAATATGGTGCGCTAATGACTCAATGGCAATTGGAGCCTTAGAAGCTTTGCGTGCTCGTGAATTGGTGGGTAAAGTTCCAGTATCAGGCGTTGATGCTATCCCTGAAATGATTACTGCTATTAAAAATAAAGAAGCTATTGCTACTGTGGCTTCTGATGCTTTTTGGCAAGGAGGAATGGGTTTATCCATACCCTTAGCGGTAAAACAAGGCAAAATTAAAATGGAAGAACTTCCAGAAAATAAAAGAGAATGGATTGCCCAGACAATTTTAATTACCCAAGAAAATATTGATTGGTATATAGAAAACTATGTGGAAGGAACTCCAGAATATAATTGGAATGATTATTGGGGAAAATGGGTAAGGGGTATAAAAGAATAG
- the rbsA_17 gene encoding Ribose import ATP-binding protein RbsA gives MKPVLIMENISKTFPGVRALEGINFEIFPNEIVGLVGENGAGKSTLMKILAGVYQCDQGEITLRDQKVQVKNPQEARTLGIGMVFQEQAVLSNMMVYENIFLGREKIFTYNGLLNRRTMLKEAKKILQEIGIDLSLQAYLHELNFMERQMIEIARNIWLARQIQVENPIIILDEPTTVLEEEEIKRLFAKLRELKRKVSFIYISHRLKEIVELCDRVYVLKDGKNAGCFLKNDVTEELLRSKMVGRELQEEYYLVSKQRKPTDKVVLEIRDCTKTGSFYNISFKLLQGEILSICGTVGSGKEELCKALYGETKLTSGTILIEGKPESINLPSQAFSLGIGYISEDRRNEGLVLHLPVFENITLPIIHRLKKGFLIKREEQFKLTREMMAKLQIKAPSPLVLCFNLSGGNQQKVVIAKWLLSNVKVLIMSHPTRGVDVGAKHEIYGLIRELAENGMAMIIMGDSFEEDIGLANRIIVMKDGKISGILDANISKPTPSDLIQYVV, from the coding sequence ATGAAGCCAGTTTTGATAATGGAAAATATTTCAAAGACTTTTCCGGGAGTTCGTGCCTTGGAAGGAATAAATTTTGAGATCTTTCCAAATGAAATTGTTGGCTTAGTTGGAGAAAATGGAGCGGGTAAAAGTACATTAATGAAAATTTTAGCTGGTGTTTATCAATGCGACCAAGGTGAGATTACTCTTCGAGACCAAAAAGTCCAAGTTAAAAATCCCCAAGAAGCAAGAACGCTGGGAATAGGAATGGTTTTTCAAGAACAAGCTGTTTTGTCGAACATGATGGTTTATGAAAACATCTTTTTGGGCCGAGAAAAAATTTTTACATATAACGGTTTATTAAACCGAAGAACAATGTTAAAGGAAGCAAAAAAAATTCTGCAAGAAATTGGTATTGATCTATCTCTCCAAGCCTACTTGCATGAGCTTAATTTTATGGAACGTCAAATGATAGAAATTGCCCGAAATATCTGGCTAGCTCGGCAAATTCAGGTTGAAAATCCTATTATTATTCTTGATGAACCCACAACCGTTTTAGAAGAGGAAGAAATTAAAAGGCTATTCGCTAAATTAAGAGAGTTAAAGAGAAAGGTATCTTTTATCTATATTTCTCATCGTTTAAAGGAAATTGTTGAATTATGTGATAGGGTTTATGTCCTTAAGGACGGCAAAAATGCTGGATGTTTTTTAAAAAATGATGTCACTGAAGAACTTTTACGTTCAAAAATGGTTGGTCGAGAATTACAAGAAGAATATTACTTGGTCTCAAAACAAAGAAAACCGACTGATAAAGTTGTTTTAGAAATCCGGGATTGTACAAAAACCGGCTCTTTTTATAATATTTCTTTTAAATTGCTTCAAGGAGAAATACTTAGCATCTGTGGAACTGTTGGTTCTGGAAAGGAAGAGCTTTGTAAGGCTCTATATGGTGAAACCAAACTTACCTCTGGGACAATTCTAATTGAAGGAAAACCAGAAAGTATAAATTTACCTTCTCAAGCATTTTCTTTAGGTATTGGTTATATTTCTGAAGATAGAAGAAACGAGGGTTTAGTGCTACATCTTCCTGTATTTGAAAACATTACCTTACCTATTATTCATCGTCTTAAAAAAGGATTTCTTATTAAAAGAGAAGAACAATTTAAACTCACAAGAGAAATGATGGCAAAACTTCAAATTAAAGCTCCTTCTCCATTAGTTTTGTGCTTTAACTTAAGCGGAGGTAATCAGCAAAAGGTTGTTATTGCAAAATGGTTACTTTCCAATGTTAAAGTGCTCATCATGTCCCACCCAACCCGTGGAGTAGATGTTGGGGCGAAACATGAAATTTATGGCCTGATTAGAGAATTAGCTGAAAACGGAATGGCAATGATTATTATGGGAGATAGTTTTGAAGAAGATATTGGTTTAGCTAACCGGATTATAGTTATGAAAGATGGAAAAATTAGTGGTATCTTGGATGCTAATATTTCTAAACCTACTCCTTCAGATCTCATTCAATATGTAGTTTAA
- the rbsC_38 gene encoding Ribose transport system permease protein RbsC produces MEVKIAESSNDKKNWVSKIAVNPSLLALIVLIIFFSFINPHFFTLSNLFNILDLASLLIITSLSLALVLMMGSIDLSVEGVVGLCGVIASLLVKNFSNSNNFGFFTLAICGAVGASFGFLSGFILSRLKIPSFMVTLGIGYITTGFGVLITRGNPVVIIDWTFRQLSIGKLGFLPFPFILALFLFFVIWFLNERTTFGRYILAMGGDEIIVQDLGIPTSKIKTQVFLIGGFLYGIVGALLTARLGSGDITAPLGFTFDSIGSCVLGGIAITGGVGNIPRALIGVFILTILRNGMVLMSVSPYVQQGIIGVILITTVALTIDRKKIKIMK; encoded by the coding sequence TTGGAAGTAAAAATAGCTGAGTCCTCTAATGATAAAAAAAACTGGGTTAGTAAAATTGCAGTAAATCCTTCCCTGTTAGCATTAATTGTTTTAATTATTTTTTTTAGTTTTATAAATCCTCATTTCTTTACCTTATCAAATTTGTTTAATATTTTAGATTTAGCCTCTTTACTTATAATTACTTCTTTGTCTTTGGCTCTTGTTCTTATGATGGGGAGCATTGACCTTTCAGTAGAGGGCGTAGTAGGTTTATGTGGCGTAATTGCCAGCTTATTAGTAAAGAATTTTTCTAATTCAAATAACTTTGGTTTTTTTACATTAGCAATTTGTGGAGCCGTTGGAGCTAGTTTTGGCTTTTTGAGTGGTTTTATTCTTTCCCGTCTCAAAATACCCTCATTTATGGTCACTTTAGGTATTGGATATATAACCACAGGTTTTGGAGTTCTTATTACTCGTGGTAATCCGGTAGTGATTATTGACTGGACTTTTCGTCAGTTAAGCATTGGAAAATTAGGTTTTTTACCTTTTCCCTTTATTTTGGCACTATTTTTATTCTTTGTTATATGGTTTTTAAACGAAAGGACTACTTTTGGAAGGTACATTTTAGCCATGGGTGGAGATGAAATTATTGTCCAAGACCTTGGTATTCCAACTTCTAAGATTAAAACCCAAGTATTTCTGATTGGTGGCTTTCTCTATGGAATAGTTGGAGCTTTATTGACTGCCCGTTTAGGTTCTGGAGATATTACAGCCCCTTTAGGCTTCACCTTTGATTCTATTGGGTCATGTGTTTTAGGAGGTATTGCAATAACTGGAGGAGTAGGTAATATTCCTCGTGCTCTCATCGGAGTATTTATACTAACAATTTTACGTAATGGTATGGTTTTAATGAGCGTAAGTCCCTATGTCCAACAAGGGATTATCGGAGTTATATTAATTACTACAGTTGCTTTAACAATTGATCGTAAAAAAATAAAAATTATGAAATAA